In Halanaeroarchaeum sp. HSR-CO, one DNA window encodes the following:
- a CDS encoding dolichol kinase, producing MTELGRRLVHVSGSAIPLSHLLGIDWLVIQWVVLVGAATALVLEVLRLTHTVEWWLFDRLTRDYEWRSIAGYAFYAFGFAIVAWTVDPPIAVAAMLMLAIGDPVSGYLGSGEQTVKRTPVLLVTFAITLSIAVLLGIPILAAAAGALVATVADGVTLKIGTRYIDDNIAIPVGAATAMWLVGAFL from the coding sequence ATGACCGAACTCGGTCGTCGACTCGTTCACGTCAGCGGGTCCGCCATCCCGTTGAGCCACCTGCTGGGCATCGACTGGCTGGTGATCCAGTGGGTGGTGCTGGTGGGCGCGGCGACCGCCCTGGTTCTGGAGGTGCTCCGCCTCACCCACACCGTCGAGTGGTGGCTCTTCGACCGTCTCACCCGTGACTACGAGTGGCGATCTATTGCTGGGTATGCCTTCTACGCCTTCGGCTTCGCCATCGTCGCGTGGACTGTCGATCCGCCCATCGCCGTGGCCGCGATGTTGATGCTCGCCATCGGCGATCCGGTCTCGGGCTATCTGGGCAGCGGTGAGCAGACCGTCAAACGAACGCCGGTCCTGCTCGTCACCTTCGCCATCACGCTGTCCATCGCCGTCCTCCTCGGGATCCCGATCCTGGCAGCCGCGGCCGGCGCCCTCGTCGCGACGGTCGCCGACGGCGTGACCCTCAAGATCGGGACCCGGTACATCGACGACAACATCGCCATCCCGGTCGGTGCCGCGACCGCGATGTGGCTGGTGGGCGCGTTCCTCTGA
- the mdh gene encoding malate dehydrogenase codes for MSKVSVIGAAGTVGAAAGYNLAFRDVVDELVFVDIPDKEDETVGQAADANHGIAYDSNTTIVQGGYEATQGSDVVIITAGLPRKPGQTRLDLAGDNAPIMEDIGSSLAEYNDDFVSITTSNPVDVLNRHLYETGDRERGKVIGFGNRLDSARFRYVLSERFEVPIKNVDATILGEHGDAQVPVFSKVRVDGADPAFSDDEKEEILGDLQESAMNVIERKGATEWGPATGVAHMAEAVLRDTGEVLPGSIVLDGEYGLEDSAVGVPLKLGSNGVEEVIEWDLSEFERNQLDEAAEKLADQYDQIS; via the coding sequence ATGTCGAAGGTCAGCGTCATCGGCGCGGCAGGAACCGTCGGCGCGGCCGCGGGGTACAACCTCGCGTTCCGCGACGTGGTCGACGAACTCGTCTTCGTGGACATCCCCGATAAGGAGGACGAGACCGTCGGGCAGGCAGCCGACGCGAATCACGGCATCGCCTACGATTCGAACACCACCATCGTCCAGGGTGGCTACGAGGCGACCCAGGGCTCCGACGTGGTCATCATCACGGCGGGCCTCCCGCGAAAGCCGGGGCAGACCCGCCTCGACCTCGCCGGCGACAACGCCCCGATCATGGAGGACATCGGCTCGTCGCTGGCCGAGTACAACGACGACTTCGTCTCCATCACGACGTCCAACCCGGTCGACGTCCTCAACCGCCACCTCTACGAAACCGGCGACCGCGAGCGCGGCAAGGTCATCGGCTTCGGGAACCGCCTCGACAGCGCCCGGTTCCGCTACGTGCTCTCCGAGCGCTTCGAGGTCCCCATCAAGAACGTCGACGCGACCATCCTCGGCGAACACGGCGACGCGCAGGTTCCCGTGTTCTCGAAGGTCCGCGTGGACGGTGCAGACCCCGCCTTCTCCGACGACGAGAAGGAGGAGATTCTCGGCGACCTCCAGGAGAGCGCGATGAACGTCATCGAGCGCAAGGGCGCCACCGAATGGGGCCCCGCCACGGGCGTCGCCCACATGGCCGAGGCCGTCCTGCGGGACACCGGCGAGGTCCTCCCGGGCTCCATCGTCCTCGACGGCGAATACGGGCTCGAGGACTCCGCCGTGGGCGTCCCCCTCAAACTCGGTTCGAACGGCGTCGAGGAGGTCATCGAGTGGGACCTCAGCGAGTTCGAGCGCAACCAGCTCGACGAGGCCGCCGAGAAGCTCGCCGATCAGTACGACCAGATCTCCTGA
- a CDS encoding universal stress protein, producing MPSTTHDIDAILAPIDGSDCSFRALEFATGMAAQYDATLDALHVTDEHAPATDDLLDRTRTLLDATELDADVEVVVDLDLEFRPADQVGETVLHLVTDRGYDHVVMGHHGSGAFERAIIGSAAETVVEADRVPVTIVP from the coding sequence ATGCCGTCGACGACACACGACATCGACGCCATCCTGGCACCCATCGACGGCTCGGACTGTAGCTTCCGGGCGCTCGAGTTCGCCACTGGCATGGCGGCCCAGTACGACGCGACGCTCGATGCCCTCCACGTGACCGACGAGCACGCGCCGGCCACCGACGACCTTCTGGACCGGACCCGGACCCTCCTCGACGCGACCGAACTGGACGCCGACGTGGAGGTCGTCGTCGACCTGGACCTCGAGTTCCGGCCCGCCGACCAGGTCGGGGAGACGGTCCTGCACCTGGTTACCGATCGGGGCTACGATCACGTGGTCATGGGCCATCACGGCTCCGGCGCCTTCGAACGAGCGATCATCGGGAGCGCGGCCGAGACGGTCGTCGAAGCGGATCGCGTGCCCGTGACTATCGTCCCCTGA
- the glyS gene encoding glycine--tRNA ligase, with translation MRALTELAKRRGYFFQSSRVYGGVAGFYTYGPQGAALKANIEEQWRERFTVREGHTEIDAPTIMPEAVFEASGHLDGFDDMLVECSACGESHRADHLIEDETAIEEAESLPIDEVESLIREHDLVCPSCGEPLAGQPVEDFNLMFETNIGPGSTNAGYLRPETAQGIFVDFPRLKEYARGDLPFGVTQIGRAYRNEISPRNAVVRSREFTQAELELFVDPEEDEPDLASVADVEAPLYSAEMQADDDASPVTTTIGDAVADDVIADPWIAYYLGVAREWYDRIGVDMDRFRFRQHLPGELAHYSSDCWDAEADVSAPGEDPEWIELAGFSYRSDYDLSKHAEHSGERFTVFKEYDEPQTVERATVDPDMAYLGPEFGGQAGDIADALEALVERDRSAFEGDEVVVAVDGESIAVPTEKTGFSVDEVTESGRHITPHVVEPSFGVDRAVYTVLVHAYEEDTVDEEERTVLRLPATVAPTSVGVFPLMDKDGLGERAREIADRLRVAGFSVTYDDSGGIGRRYRRQDEIGTPFGVTVDYDSLEDDTVTLRDRDTTAQVRVPADSLADELTAIRDGDRQFADLQDHYPPAE, from the coding sequence ATGAGGGCGCTGACGGAACTCGCCAAGCGGCGCGGCTACTTCTTCCAGTCGAGTCGGGTCTACGGCGGGGTCGCCGGTTTCTACACGTACGGTCCGCAGGGCGCCGCGCTCAAGGCGAACATCGAAGAGCAGTGGCGAGAGCGGTTCACGGTCCGCGAGGGCCACACCGAGATCGACGCCCCGACCATCATGCCCGAGGCGGTCTTCGAGGCCTCGGGGCACCTGGACGGCTTCGACGACATGCTCGTGGAGTGTTCCGCCTGCGGGGAGAGCCACCGGGCCGACCACCTCATCGAGGACGAGACGGCCATCGAGGAGGCCGAGAGTCTCCCCATCGACGAGGTCGAATCGCTCATCCGCGAGCACGACCTCGTCTGTCCGAGTTGTGGCGAACCGCTGGCCGGCCAACCGGTCGAGGACTTCAATCTCATGTTCGAGACGAACATCGGCCCGGGATCGACGAACGCCGGCTACCTCCGACCCGAGACGGCCCAGGGCATCTTCGTGGACTTCCCCCGACTGAAGGAGTACGCCCGTGGCGACCTGCCCTTCGGCGTCACCCAGATCGGTCGTGCCTACCGCAACGAGATCAGCCCTCGCAACGCGGTCGTCCGCTCGCGGGAGTTCACACAGGCCGAGCTCGAACTATTCGTCGACCCCGAGGAGGACGAACCGGACCTCGCGTCGGTCGCCGACGTCGAAGCCCCGCTGTACAGCGCCGAGATGCAGGCTGACGACGACGCGAGTCCGGTCACCACGACCATCGGGGATGCGGTCGCCGACGACGTCATCGCCGACCCCTGGATCGCCTACTACCTCGGCGTCGCCAGGGAGTGGTACGACCGCATCGGTGTGGACATGGACCGGTTCCGGTTCCGCCAGCACCTCCCCGGCGAACTGGCCCACTACTCCTCGGACTGCTGGGACGCCGAGGCCGACGTGAGCGCACCCGGCGAGGACCCGGAGTGGATCGAACTGGCCGGGTTCTCCTACCGGAGCGACTACGACCTCTCGAAGCACGCCGAACACTCCGGCGAGCGCTTCACGGTGTTCAAGGAGTACGACGAACCGCAGACGGTCGAACGCGCCACCGTCGACCCGGACATGGCCTACCTCGGACCCGAATTCGGTGGCCAGGCCGGCGACATCGCCGACGCACTCGAGGCACTCGTCGAGCGCGACCGATCGGCCTTCGAGGGCGACGAGGTCGTCGTCGCGGTCGACGGGGAGTCCATCGCGGTACCCACCGAGAAGACCGGATTCAGCGTCGACGAAGTGACCGAGTCAGGCCGACACATCACTCCACACGTGGTCGAACCGTCGTTCGGCGTCGACCGGGCCGTCTACACCGTGCTGGTCCACGCCTACGAGGAAGATACGGTCGACGAGGAGGAACGAACGGTTCTGCGACTGCCGGCGACCGTCGCTCCGACGTCTGTCGGGGTCTTCCCGCTGATGGACAAGGACGGTCTCGGCGAACGGGCCCGAGAGATCGCCGATCGCCTCCGGGTCGCGGGGTTCTCGGTGACCTACGACGACTCCGGGGGTATCGGTCGTCGGTACCGCCGCCAGGACGAGATCGGGACGCCCTTCGGCGTGACGGTGGATTACGACTCGCTGGAGGACGACACGGTCACCCTCCGCGACCGGGACACCACTGCTCAGGTTCGCGTTCCCGCTGATTCGCTCGCGGACGAACTCACGGCGATCCGCGACGGAGACCGGCAGTTCGCCGACCTCCAGGACCACTATCCACCGGCCGAATGA
- a CDS encoding CBS domain-containing protein, with the protein MKVADVMTPREDLVTVSIPGTRDDVLEYLQERTFSSVPVVKETEEGELYRGLVSREDLINNPDEDQLAILMEEVPTTNSDADIAEVAQLIAETGARRVPVVNGGSLQGIITITDVIRAIADGAVDGDTPVGELARRDINTTYQNAPLQVVERELAYGRVPYAVVLDDDGDMAGIITEVDIIDVAEVVEGEEGTGDSIANQDDDWMWEGIKAVGNRYLPTRNVEIPDEPVKGYMSANVVTVSGKRTARDAAQMMLNNDIEQIPLVRGDELAGMVRDIDLVAAL; encoded by the coding sequence ATGAAAGTCGCTGACGTGATGACACCCCGGGAGGACCTGGTTACCGTCTCGATCCCGGGGACTCGCGACGACGTGCTCGAATATCTACAGGAACGGACGTTCTCCTCCGTCCCGGTCGTCAAGGAGACCGAGGAGGGAGAACTGTATCGCGGTCTCGTCTCCCGAGAGGACCTGATCAACAACCCCGACGAGGACCAGCTGGCCATCCTGATGGAGGAGGTCCCGACGACGAATTCCGACGCGGACATCGCCGAGGTCGCCCAGCTCATCGCGGAGACCGGTGCCCGCCGGGTCCCCGTCGTGAACGGTGGGTCGCTGCAGGGTATCATCACCATCACCGACGTGATCCGTGCCATCGCCGACGGGGCCGTCGACGGCGATACGCCCGTCGGCGAACTGGCGCGCCGGGACATCAACACCACCTACCAGAACGCCCCGCTCCAGGTCGTCGAACGCGAACTCGCCTACGGCCGGGTACCGTACGCCGTCGTGCTCGACGACGATGGCGACATGGCGGGCATCATCACCGAGGTCGACATCATCGACGTCGCCGAGGTGGTCGAGGGCGAGGAAGGCACCGGCGACTCCATCGCGAACCAGGACGACGACTGGATGTGGGAGGGAATCAAGGCCGTCGGCAACCGGTACCTCCCGACCCGAAACGTCGAGATCCCCGACGAACCGGTCAAAGGGTACATGTCGGCCAACGTCGTCACCGTCTCCGGCAAGCGGACGGCCCGGGACGCCGCCCAGATGATGCTCAACAACGACATCGAGCAGATCCCCCTGGTGCGGGGTGACGAACTCGCGGGCATGGTCAGGGACATCGACCTGGTGGCCGCTCTATGA
- a CDS encoding ABC transporter ATP-binding protein: MSLQDRTDQHSDAIVEVNDLKKYYESGGVGPFAKQPVKAVDGVNFDIRRGETLGLVGESGCGKTTLGRTLIQLETATEGEVLFEGTDVTRLSGDELVDWKRNAQMVFQDPQSSLNDRMTVGEIVREPLDVHDWKTPSERRERVRELLSTVGLQEEHYYRYPHQFSGGQRQRIGIARALALEPEFVVLDEPVSALDVSVQAQVLNLLEDLQDEFDLTYLFIAHDLSVVRHICDRVAVMYLGHIMEIGPTEELFRNPKNPYTISLLSAIPEPDPTVDTRGITLRGTPPSPRDPPAGCPFTTRCPMKLRPDRYEDVDDDVWDAIEAYREIVRERAQADRSLREIAKEYLGLETKRTGIEEILEDVFGALEVPRPVQEHVDEAARYMADDDAAAARELLREEFGSVCDMERPEYHRVSETGRESFCHRHRRDEEEPDQFVGDDMLPSFRSGE; encoded by the coding sequence GTGAGCTTACAGGACCGGACGGACCAACACAGCGACGCCATCGTCGAGGTCAACGACCTGAAGAAGTACTACGAATCCGGTGGCGTCGGCCCGTTCGCGAAACAGCCCGTCAAGGCCGTCGACGGGGTGAACTTCGACATTCGGCGCGGGGAGACGCTCGGTCTCGTGGGCGAATCCGGCTGTGGGAAGACGACGCTCGGGCGGACCCTCATCCAGCTCGAGACGGCGACCGAGGGCGAGGTGCTTTTCGAGGGGACGGACGTGACCAGGCTCTCGGGCGACGAACTCGTCGACTGGAAGCGCAACGCCCAGATGGTCTTCCAGGACCCACAATCCAGTCTGAACGACCGGATGACGGTCGGCGAGATCGTCCGCGAACCGCTCGACGTCCACGACTGGAAGACACCCTCGGAACGACGAGAACGGGTTCGCGAGTTGCTCTCGACCGTCGGCCTACAGGAAGAGCACTACTACCGCTATCCCCACCAGTTCTCCGGCGGCCAGCGCCAGCGCATCGGCATCGCCCGGGCACTGGCCCTCGAGCCGGAGTTCGTCGTGCTCGACGAACCGGTGAGTGCCCTGGACGTGAGCGTCCAGGCACAGGTTCTCAACCTCCTCGAGGACCTCCAGGACGAGTTCGACCTGACGTACCTGTTCATCGCACACGACCTCTCGGTCGTTCGGCACATCTGCGACCGCGTGGCGGTGATGTACCTGGGCCACATCATGGAGATCGGGCCGACCGAGGAGCTCTTCCGGAACCCGAAGAACCCCTATACGATCTCGTTGCTGTCGGCCATCCCCGAACCCGACCCGACGGTCGACACGCGCGGCATCACGCTCCGAGGAACGCCACCGAGTCCCCGGGACCCACCCGCCGGTTGTCCGTTCACGACCCGGTGTCCGATGAAACTCCGACCGGACCGATACGAGGACGTGGACGACGACGTCTGGGACGCCATCGAGGCCTACCGAGAGATCGTTCGCGAACGGGCGCAAGCGGACCGGTCGCTGCGCGAGATCGCGAAAGAGTACCTCGGCCTCGAGACGAAGCGGACCGGTATCGAGGAGATCCTCGAGGACGTCTTCGGCGCCCTCGAGGTGCCACGGCCGGTCCAGGAGCACGTCGACGAGGCGGCGAGGTACATGGCAGACGACGACGCGGCGGCCGCCAGAGAACTCCTCCGCGAAGAGTTCGGGAGCGTCTGTGACATGGAACGACCGGAGTACCACCGCGTCAGCGAGACGGGGCGCGAGAGCTTCTGTCACCGCCACCGACGCGACGAGGAAGAGCCGGACCAGTTCGTCGGCGACGATATGCTGCCGTCGTTCCGAAGCGGCGAATGA
- a CDS encoding Sjogren's syndrome/scleroderma autoantigen 1 family protein, with translation MSDDFDKEAERRRLREKYERDREDRESTERMSELLLQGATMTNRHCDTCGSPIFRYQGQEFCPNCQMAAEANGEATSAAGQASEPGSAGTGQENQAPGQVDDASGADVQTGAPEQAPSDQPGDGRPEDTAAQTPPTDSADPQQGPEAGPSVDADSFEAIQASLTRTLARFAQRAAETEDPHRAREYLETARSAAETLRALPR, from the coding sequence ATGAGCGACGACTTCGACAAGGAGGCCGAACGGCGCCGCCTCCGGGAGAAGTACGAACGGGACCGTGAGGACCGGGAGTCGACCGAGCGGATGAGCGAACTCCTCCTGCAGGGTGCGACGATGACCAATCGGCATTGTGACACCTGTGGGAGCCCCATCTTCCGGTATCAGGGCCAGGAGTTCTGCCCGAACTGTCAGATGGCGGCCGAGGCGAACGGCGAGGCGACGAGTGCGGCCGGCCAGGCTTCGGAGCCGGGGAGTGCGGGGACCGGGCAGGAAAACCAGGCCCCTGGCCAGGTCGATGACGCTTCCGGGGCGGACGTGCAGACCGGCGCTCCCGAGCAGGCCCCATCGGACCAACCGGGCGACGGACGGCCGGAAGACACCGCAGCACAGACGCCACCGACGGATTCTGCGGATCCCCAGCAGGGCCCGGAGGCGGGGCCGTCGGTCGACGCCGATTCGTTCGAAGCGATCCAGGCATCCCTCACCCGGACGCTCGCTCGGTTCGCCCAGCGGGCGGCCGAGACCGAGGATCCACACCGCGCCCGCGAGTACCTGGAGACGGCCAGAAGCGCGGCCGAGACGCTCCGGGCGCTGCCACGCTGA
- a CDS encoding oligopeptide/dipeptide ABC transporter ATP-binding protein codes for MGEDVLLELADLRTTFYTDKETIHAVDGVSFDIDRGETVGIVGESGSGKSVTARSIMGLIKSPGRIHPSSSIRYRDVETVRTYADQFSSYTVDVTDADEVVGREDDIETRREAIQYLANDDDFVFVEEREPSRNGSEAITAGYIDLARASDEALRRIRGGGIAMIFQDPLTSLNPVYTVGNQIKEALELHQGLTGNPATEEAISLLEAVGIPDAPRRLEEYPHQFSGGMRQRAVIAMALACDPELIIADEPTTALDVTIQAQILDLLRDLQAERDLGIMFITHDMGVIAQISDRVNVMYAGEIVESGPVVELFENPRHPYTRGLLDSIPGRQVGAERLSTIEGDVPTPTEEPTDCRFEPRCPKAFDACESVHPMPVDVSESEADHTAACLLYPSDRDRSGALEMHRARTEQRQRARQSLAENGGDGA; via the coding sequence ATGGGCGAGGACGTCCTCCTCGAGCTCGCCGACCTCCGGACCACCTTCTACACCGACAAGGAGACCATCCACGCGGTCGACGGCGTGAGTTTCGACATCGACCGTGGCGAGACGGTCGGCATCGTCGGCGAGTCGGGATCCGGGAAGAGCGTCACCGCCCGGTCCATCATGGGCCTCATCAAGTCGCCCGGACGGATCCACCCCTCGAGTAGCATCCGCTACCGCGACGTCGAGACGGTCCGGACGTACGCCGACCAGTTCTCGAGCTATACGGTCGACGTGACGGACGCAGACGAAGTCGTCGGCCGAGAGGACGACATCGAGACCCGCCGAGAGGCGATCCAGTATCTGGCGAATGATGACGACTTCGTCTTCGTCGAGGAACGGGAACCGAGCCGAAACGGATCGGAGGCCATCACGGCGGGCTACATCGACCTCGCGAGGGCGAGCGACGAGGCGCTCCGCCGGATCCGGGGTGGCGGCATCGCGATGATCTTCCAGGACCCGCTCACCAGTCTCAACCCAGTCTACACGGTCGGCAACCAGATCAAGGAGGCGCTCGAACTCCACCAGGGACTTACGGGCAATCCGGCCACCGAAGAGGCCATCTCGCTCCTCGAGGCCGTCGGCATCCCGGACGCCCCCCGACGACTCGAGGAGTATCCCCACCAGTTCTCCGGGGGGATGCGCCAGCGGGCGGTCATCGCGATGGCGCTCGCCTGCGATCCGGAACTCATCATCGCCGACGAACCGACGACGGCCCTCGACGTGACCATCCAGGCCCAGATACTCGACCTCCTCCGCGACCTCCAGGCCGAACGCGACCTGGGAATCATGTTCATTACCCACGACATGGGCGTCATCGCCCAGATCTCCGACCGGGTGAACGTCATGTACGCCGGCGAGATCGTCGAGAGCGGCCCCGTCGTCGAACTCTTCGAGAACCCACGCCACCCGTACACGCGAGGGCTTCTCGACAGCATACCTGGGCGGCAGGTCGGGGCCGAACGGCTCTCGACCATCGAGGGCGACGTGCCGACGCCGACCGAAGAGCCGACGGACTGCCGGTTCGAACCGCGCTGTCCGAAGGCCTTCGACGCGTGCGAATCGGTCCACCCGATGCCGGTCGACGTCTCCGAGAGCGAGGCCGACCACACCGCGGCCTGTTTGCTCTACCCGAGCGACCGGGACCGGTCGGGTGCACTCGAGATGCATCGGGCACGGACCGAGCAGCGACAGCGAGCGCGCCAGTCGCTCGCCGAGAACGGAGGTGATGGTGCGTGA
- a CDS encoding DEAD/DEAH box helicase gives MPSSETTYVTHPLLEDGVIEERRYQTRLVDGAREEHTLVSLPTGLGKTTVSLRITADRLVDDVGGKSLLLAPTKPLVEQHAGFYREALAIPDDDIVVFTGETRPDDRAALWTDARVVIATPQVVENDLVGGRIDLRDVVHCTFDECHRATGDYAYTYIAERYHQDAADPLVTGMSASPGDDEEAILQVAKNLGLTNVEVLTDEDPDVAEYTYDTDVEWKRIELPDAVIEIRDDLNEVIEDRLSTLADLGVTTRTSPDLSQKDLNAIRSKLQRLIDQDDSAGYEGMSIHAEVMKLKRAVELVETQSVAALERYFERQRNAARSSGASKASQRFVSDPRVKSAMRKAEDFDDLHPKFRRARMLLAETLGIADGERVIVFTESRDTAEALTDFLGEHFATRRFVGQGDKEGSDGMSQKQQRETLADFRAGEFEVLVSTSVAEEGLDVPEVDLVLFFEPVPTAIRSVQRKGRTGRQTEGRVVVLMAEDTRDEAYYWISRRREKEMQAELEALKDVANEVEGALTSEQASMETVDGNGENGDGGAETESGPQESDDPEVEESTEKVESRHSAADGAGQSGLADFAEQAGGSGADESDDGDAGAGAEHDGAGEDATIERAGSDEAETVEIVVDQRELDADIARDLSKRSDVETRLETLAVGDYVLSDRVAVERKTFEDFLDTLLGADRSLFEQVGDMTSHYARPVLVLEGDGDLYAERDVHPNAIRGALASLAVDFGVSVLRTRDEDDTGELLLTIAQREQEVSDREVSVHGEKTTKTLAEQQEYVVSSIADIGPVTARTLLAALGSVEGVLTADRETLLNVDGVGPVTADRIREVVGIDYEPDRPGN, from the coding sequence ATGCCGAGCAGCGAGACGACCTACGTGACCCACCCGCTCCTCGAAGACGGCGTCATCGAGGAGCGCCGCTACCAGACGCGACTGGTCGACGGCGCCCGGGAGGAACACACGCTCGTATCGCTGCCGACCGGTCTCGGGAAGACGACCGTGAGCCTCCGCATCACCGCGGATCGACTCGTCGACGACGTCGGCGGGAAGTCCCTGTTGCTCGCCCCGACGAAGCCACTGGTCGAACAGCACGCGGGCTTCTACCGGGAGGCACTCGCCATCCCGGACGACGACATCGTCGTCTTCACCGGCGAGACCCGCCCGGACGACCGGGCAGCCCTGTGGACTGACGCCCGGGTCGTCATCGCGACCCCCCAGGTCGTGGAGAACGACCTCGTCGGCGGGCGCATCGATCTCCGCGACGTGGTCCACTGCACCTTCGACGAGTGCCACCGGGCCACCGGCGATTACGCGTACACCTACATCGCCGAGCGGTACCACCAGGACGCGGCCGACCCGCTGGTCACCGGGATGTCGGCCTCCCCGGGAGACGACGAGGAGGCCATTCTGCAGGTGGCGAAGAACCTCGGCCTGACGAACGTCGAGGTGCTCACGGACGAGGACCCCGATGTCGCCGAGTACACCTACGACACTGACGTCGAGTGGAAGCGCATCGAACTCCCCGACGCCGTCATCGAGATCCGCGACGATCTCAACGAGGTCATCGAGGACCGCCTCTCGACGCTCGCCGACCTCGGCGTCACGACCCGGACGAGCCCAGACCTCTCCCAGAAGGACCTCAACGCCATCCGCTCGAAACTCCAGCGACTCATCGACCAGGACGACTCGGCCGGCTACGAAGGGATGTCCATCCACGCGGAGGTGATGAAGCTCAAACGAGCCGTCGAACTGGTCGAGACCCAGAGCGTCGCCGCTCTCGAACGGTACTTCGAGCGCCAGCGCAACGCCGCACGCTCCTCGGGCGCATCGAAGGCCAGCCAGCGATTCGTCTCCGACCCGCGCGTGAAGTCGGCGATGCGCAAGGCCGAGGACTTCGACGACCTCCATCCCAAGTTCCGGCGGGCCCGGATGCTCCTCGCGGAGACGCTGGGCATCGCCGACGGCGAACGCGTCATCGTGTTCACCGAGTCGCGAGACACCGCCGAGGCGCTCACCGACTTCCTCGGCGAGCACTTCGCCACTCGTCGGTTCGTCGGGCAGGGCGACAAGGAGGGCTCCGACGGGATGAGCCAGAAACAGCAGCGCGAGACGCTGGCCGACTTCCGGGCCGGCGAGTTCGAGGTCCTCGTCTCCACCTCGGTGGCCGAGGAGGGCCTCGACGTGCCCGAGGTCGACCTCGTGCTGTTCTTCGAGCCGGTGCCGACCGCCATCCGCTCGGTCCAGCGGAAGGGCCGGACCGGCCGCCAGACCGAGGGCCGCGTCGTCGTCCTCATGGCCGAGGACACCCGTGACGAGGCGTACTACTGGATCTCCCGCCGGCGCGAGAAGGAGATGCAGGCGGAACTCGAGGCCCTCAAAGACGTCGCGAACGAGGTCGAGGGAGCACTGACGAGCGAGCAGGCGTCGATGGAGACCGTCGACGGGAACGGGGAGAACGGCGACGGCGGAGCGGAGACAGAATCCGGACCGCAGGAATCGGATGACCCCGAGGTGGAGGAATCCACTGAGAAGGTAGAATCGCGTCACTCGGCCGCGGATGGCGCGGGGCAGTCGGGCCTCGCGGATTTCGCGGAGCAGGCCGGCGGGAGCGGAGCCGACGAGTCCGATGACGGCGACGCGGGAGCGGGGGCAGAACACGATGGGGCGGGCGAGGACGCGACGATCGAACGGGCCGGTAGCGACGAGGCGGAGACGGTCGAGATCGTCGTCGACCAGCGGGAACTCGACGCCGACATCGCCCGCGACCTCTCGAAGCGCTCCGACGTCGAGACCCGACTCGAGACGCTCGCCGTCGGCGATTACGTCCTGAGCGACCGGGTCGCCGTCGAGCGAAAGACCTTCGAGGACTTCCTCGATACGCTACTCGGGGCCGATCGGTCGCTCTTCGAACAGGTCGGCGACATGACGAGTCACTACGCCCGCCCGGTACTCGTCCTCGAGGGGGACGGCGACCTCTACGCCGAACGCGACGTCCACCCGAACGCCATCAGGGGTGCCCTCGCCAGCCTGGCCGTCGACTTCGGCGTGAGCGTGCTGCGGACCCGCGACGAGGACGACACCGGGGAACTCCTGTTGACCATCGCCCAGCGCGAACAGGAGGTCTCGGATCGCGAGGTGAGCGTCCACGGCGAGAAGACGACGAAGACCCTCGCCGAACAGCAGGAGTACGTCGTCTCGTCAATCGCCGACATCGGGCCGGTGACCGCGCGGACGCTGCTCGCCGCCCTGGGGAGCGTGGAGGGGGTGCTGACCGCCGACAGGGAAACGCTGCTCAACGTCGACGGCGTCGGCCCAGTGACCGCCGACCGGATCCGGGAGGTCGTCGGCATCGACTACGAACCGGACCGACCGGGAAACTGA